The following proteins are encoded in a genomic region of Streptococcus equi subsp. equi:
- the nylA gene encoding amidase: MIFKDATEMAQAVREGRVSPSALVRDTIKKAQALNPELNAITSERFSEALAEAAARDFSGKPFAGVPIFLKDLGQEQEGQLATAGSVLFKDYRASKTDYVVQRLEELGFIILGRSNTPEFGFKNISDSRLHGPVNLPQDKSRNAGGSSGGAAALVSSGITLLAPASDGGGSIRIPASFNGLIGLKPSRGRVPVGPGSYRGWQGASVHFALTRSIRDTSRLLYHLQVYQVESPFPLVPLTKEELFHPLDRPLRIALYDHMIDGTTASIDAQTALTEACHFLKEMGHEVVRLDKLPLDIPKVMRDYYLMTSVETAAMFADSQEALGRQVTKADMEVMTWAIYQAGKDILASVYSQALQRWDHYSAEMASFHEQYDLLLTFTANTPAPKHGQFQPSKELIDKLAKAECYPSSQRLALVEAMFEQSLFITPYTALANLTGQPALSLPTYETSAGLPMGIQLIAAKGREDLLLGIARQFERAGLLKLPG, translated from the coding sequence ATGATTTTTAAAGATGCAACAGAAATGGCGCAGGCTGTTCGAGAAGGTAGGGTGAGCCCCTCAGCCTTAGTGAGAGACACAATTAAAAAGGCTCAAGCACTCAATCCTGAGTTGAATGCTATTACCTCAGAGCGTTTTTCAGAAGCTCTTGCTGAGGCAGCAGCAAGGGATTTTTCTGGAAAGCCATTTGCTGGTGTGCCTATTTTTCTAAAGGATTTAGGGCAGGAGCAGGAGGGCCAATTGGCCACTGCAGGATCAGTGTTATTTAAGGATTATCGTGCCTCAAAAACGGATTATGTTGTGCAGCGACTAGAGGAGCTGGGCTTTATTATTTTAGGAAGAAGCAATACACCTGAATTTGGCTTTAAAAATATTAGTGATAGTCGCTTACATGGTCCGGTAAATCTGCCACAGGACAAGAGCCGTAATGCTGGTGGTTCATCAGGTGGGGCAGCAGCTCTTGTGTCCTCAGGAATCACCTTGCTGGCTCCTGCTAGTGACGGAGGAGGATCCATTCGGATTCCTGCCTCCTTTAATGGCTTGATCGGTTTAAAGCCAAGCAGAGGAAGAGTGCCTGTGGGGCCAGGCTCTTATCGTGGCTGGCAGGGGGCGTCTGTTCATTTTGCTCTAACGAGGTCTATTCGAGACACAAGTCGTCTTCTTTATCACTTGCAGGTTTATCAGGTAGAAAGCCCTTTTCCATTAGTGCCATTAACCAAAGAAGAGCTTTTTCACCCTTTAGACAGACCCTTAAGGATTGCTCTTTATGATCACATGATAGATGGAACTACCGCCTCTATAGATGCTCAGACAGCTTTAACCGAGGCCTGTCATTTTCTAAAAGAGATGGGGCATGAGGTTGTGCGATTAGATAAGCTTCCTCTAGATATACCAAAGGTTATGAGGGATTACTACCTGATGACTAGTGTTGAGACAGCTGCTATGTTTGCTGATAGCCAAGAAGCCCTTGGTCGTCAGGTGACCAAAGCAGATATGGAGGTCATGACCTGGGCTATCTACCAAGCGGGTAAGGATATTCTTGCTTCGGTCTATTCTCAGGCGCTGCAGCGCTGGGACCATTATAGTGCTGAAATGGCAAGCTTTCATGAGCAGTATGATCTTTTGCTGACCTTTACCGCCAATACGCCTGCTCCAAAGCATGGACAGTTCCAGCCAAGCAAGGAGCTAATAGATAAGCTGGCTAAGGCGGAATGCTACCCCTCCAGTCAGCGCCTAGCGCTAGTAGAAGCCATGTTTGAGCAGAGCTTGTTCATAACCCCTTACACAGCTTTGGCAAATCTGACAGGCCAACCAGCTCTTAGTTTACCAACCTATGAAACGTCTGCTGGATTGCCGATGGGCATTCAATTGATAGCTGCTAAAGGGCGAGAAGACTTATTGCTGGGAATAGCTAGACAGTTTGAACGGGCTGGATTGTTAAAGCTACCTGGTTAA